Sequence from the Catenuloplanes indicus genome:
GCACGTACCGCCAGCGCGGTCAGCCCGCGGGCCAGCGTTGCCGGATCCGCGCCCGGGACCAGCGCCGCGGCCAGCGCCGACGGGGACGGCAGATAGCGGGACAGGCCGTCCGTGCACGCGACCACGTGCCCGGCCCGTACCGCCCGGGAGTGCCGGACCTGCGGCGCCGCCTCGCCCGCGTCCGCGCCGAGCCAGCGCACCAGTGCCCGCGAGCCCGGGTCCACGTCCGTCAGCCCGGCCGGGACCGCCCGCCCGGCCTCCCGGATCGCCGCGATCGAGTCGTCCACGGTCAGCTGCTGCACGTCGCCGTCCACGCCCACCCAGTAGGCGCGGCTGTCACCCACCCAGCCCACGGCCACCCCGTCCGCCGCCACCACCACGGACACGTAGGTACAGCCCGGCGGCGCGTCCCCGTCCTCGTCCCGCCCGGTGTCCGCGGCCGCGCGGGCCGCGGCCGACGCCGCGTGCCGGGTCGCCGTGGGCCCGTCGGCGCCGCGCACCAGCGCCTCCAGCAGTGCGGACACGCCCGCCTCGGCCGCGCCTACCGCGGCCACGTCCGCGCGCCGGGCGGTGGAGATCCCGTCACAGAACCACCGCCACCACCGCGTCACCGGCACGTCCGACCGCGACCGCGTCCTCGTTGTGCCGCCGCCGCGCCCGATCGGTCACCGCCGCGACGCCGTCCAGCATCAGCTCGGCCCGCCCGCGTGCGACGCTGACCCGCCGCCCGCACACACCGCACCAGCCGCCGGCCGCCTCCGCGGCGGCGCCGCACGCGGCACGGATCCCCCGAGTCTCGCGCGCCGACCGCCACGCCCACCCGTCACCTTTCCCCAGGTCCGGCAAAGCCCACGGGGGTACGGCGCCCACGTCCTTGCCGCTCCTGACGGGTTGCCGGGCGGCCCCGTCCACGCCGGGCGCGCTCGTCTCACCGCCACGCCCGGCAGGGTTCTCCGGGCGGGTCTCCCGGGGCCGGCCGCCGCCTGCCGCCGGCACCCGCTCGCCGGCGGACCACGGTCGCGGGACGGGCCCCGGGAACGCATCGGCCCGGTGCGTGCTCTCCTCGCCGGGTCGCGGGCGCGGTCCTGGCCGCGGCAACGTGCCGGTCCGGCGCCGGCCCTCGTCGCCGGGTCGCGGGCGCGGGCGGGACTTCGGGAGCCGCGGCCAGGCCGGCCAGCAGCGCGAGCATGATCAGCGCGGTCATCCACAGCGCGAGCCGGCCGGGCGTGTGCCGCAGTCCGGCCGTGAGCCGTTCCCGGGGTGGACTCTCCGTCATCACCATGGCCTCGGCCCCCTCGCTCGGTCGCATTCACGGCAGAAACCGTGTTCAACAGTGAGCGGAGCGTGATCGTGGCTGTGCGTCCGTACCTGATGGGGTGTGCAGCCCGGTTGGCGCGAGCGTGACCGCACCAGGCATGATCGGTGACACCATGACCACGCTGACCGACCGGCTGCCCGGCACCGCGGACCCCGACACGCTCTACGAGATCTTCAGTCTCTGGGCGCAGGAACGGGGTCTGAGCCTCTATCCGCACCAGGAGGAGGCGCTGATCGAGATCGTCTCCGGGGCGAACGTCATCCTCAACACGCCGACCGGGTCGGGGAAGAGCCTGGTCGCGACGGCCGCGCACTTCGCGGCGCTGGCGCGCAACGGGACCACGTTCTACACCGCGCCGATCAAGGCACTGGTCTCGGAGAAGTTCTTCGCGCTGATCGAGATCTTCGGTGCGGAGAACGTGGGCATGCTGACCGGCGACGCCTCGGTCAACGAGGACGCGCCGATCATCTGCTGTACGGCCGAGATCCTGGCGAACATCGCGCTGCGCGAGGGCGCGGACGCGGACGTCGGCCAGGTGGTGATGGACGAGTTCCACTTCTACGCGGAGCCGGACCGCGGCTGGGCGTGGCAGGTGCCGCTGCTGGAGCTGACCCAGGCGCAGTTCATCCTGATGTCCGCGACGCTCGGTGACGTCTCCCGGTTCGAGAAGGACCTGACCCGGCGGACCGGGCGGCCGACGTCCGTGGTGCGCTCGGTGGAACGGCCGGTGCCGCTGCTGTTCAGCTACGTCACCACGCCGATGCACGAGACCATCGAGGAGTTGCTGACCACCCATCAGGCCCCGGTGTACGTCGTGCACTTCACCCAGGCCGCGGCGCTGGAGCGCGCGCAGTCGCTGATGTCGGTGAACGTCTCCACCCGGGCGGAGAAGGACGCCATCGCCGAGATGATCGGCAACTTCCGGTTCGCGGCCGGGTTCGGGCGAACGCTGTCCCGGCTGGTCCGGCACGGCATCGGCGTGCACCACGCGGGAATGCTGCCGAAGTACCGCCGGCTGGTGGAGACGCTCGCCCAGGCCGGCCTGCTGAAGATCATCTGCGGGACCGACACGCTCGGCGTCGGCATCAACGTGCCGATCCGCACCGTGCTGTTCACCGGCCTGTCCAAGTACGACGGCGTGCGCACCCGGCTGCTGCGCGCCCGCGAGTTCCACCAGATCGCCGGCCGGGCCGGGCGTGCCGGGTTCGACACCATCGGCCGGGTCGTGGTGCAGGCGCCGGAGCACGTCATCGACAACGAGCGCGCGCTGGCGAAGGCCGGCGACGACCCGAAGAAGCGCCGCAAGGTGGTCAAGAAGAAGCCGCCGG
This genomic interval carries:
- a CDS encoding PP2C family protein-serine/threonine phosphatase, translated to MTRWWRWFCDGISTARRADVAAVGAAEAGVSALLEALVRGADGPTATRHAASAAARAAADTGRDEDGDAPPGCTYVSVVVAADGVAVGWVGDSRAYWVGVDGDVQQLTVDDSIAAIREAGRAVPAGLTDVDPGSRALVRWLGADAGEAAPQVRHSRAVRAGHVVACTDGLSRYLPSPSALAAALVPGADPATLARGLTALAVRAGGDDNVAVAVLPVGGTPGAAVPETEIPSAASHGER